A genomic region of Anopheles coustani chromosome 3, idAnoCousDA_361_x.2, whole genome shotgun sequence contains the following coding sequences:
- the LOC131266445 gene encoding uncharacterized protein LOC131266445 — protein MSSGRPSNSPKLILDISGGVGSGGKATPPKVSHGSLKRATDTTPPRMVKVEQFDGGHQHPYGPMQHQRSPPDLRPIAVHQMRENSGGHQEQLQIQQNPDFGVLMPQHQLQQHIPQQHHQQHSHTGDPSGGLESSGTIYIYQGHPVIAGGVDLHHGTRIPIQCYDGQPEQQHIPPVHQLSAAHLETLPSILSSYSSADCGKKRKIPDADFDYEFDQCSLSPTGYQQEKRARYAPDAYGGGAVWSFANGPNGEYVQHGVGGLYGPMAGDILMSGGDGSPMARSSGVALEDDSSNGSPKLVIAAESLPEATPPEGTTLYMGDPGSYEGPMYYQHATHHQHLHHHQHAQHHGHHIHHTPHADSTPSNSPATGDDRERDCSVSVSSNSPIKLDDSGSLGGKYPQDAGPPTTVALLEPSGLVLPTAEHQLQQTGSSSPSSAGSVRPKGGRGAPRGPRKNRRGRTRLTKDTITYDEVQTQRVIANVRERQRTQSLNEAFASLRKIIPTLPSDKLSKIQTLRLASRYIDFLYRVLSNNEMPAMLEEHKNMAMSGGSLQFSGSGILAHEKLSYLFSVWRMEGDWSNGSSGSVSGGEGAEATGGKD, from the exons ATGTCCAGTGGAAGACCATCCAACTCGCCCAAACTAATCCTCGACATCAGTGGAGGAGTGGGTTCTGGTGGAAAGGCTACTCCACCGAAGGTGTCGCACGGTTCCCTGAAGAGAGCAACCGATACCACTCCGCCGAGGATGGTCAAGGTGGAACAGTTTGACGGTGGCCACCAGCATCCTTATGGTCCGATGCAACATCAGCGATCGCCACCGGATTTGCGTCCCATTGCCGTGCATCAGATGAGGGAGAATAGCGGAGGGCATCAGGAACAGCTTCAGATCCAGCAGAATCCAGACTTTGGCGTACTGATGCCCCAACACCAGCTCCAGCAACACATCCCACAACAACACCATCAGCAACATTCCCACACGGGAGATCCGTCGGGTGGGTTGGAGTCTTCAGGTACGATCTACATATACCAGGGACACCCGGTCATCGCCGGTGGTGTGGATCTACACCATGGAACTCGCATTCCGATCCAGTGTTACGATGGCCAACCGGAACAGCAGCACATCCCACCGGTACACCAGTTGTCCGCTGCTCATCTCGAGACGCTACCGTCGATTCTCTCCTCCTACTCGAGTGCCGATTGTGGTAAGAAGCGCAAGATACCTGACGCGGACTTTGACTACGAGTTCGACCAGTGCTCGCTGAGTCCGACGGGCTACCAGCAGGAGAAGCGAGCCCGCTACGCCCCCGACGCCTACGGAGGTGGAGCCGTCTGGAGCTTCGCGAATGGACCAAACGGAGAGTACGTCCAGCACGGTGTCGGTGGCCTGTACGGTCCGATGGCCGGAGATATCCTGATGTCCGGTGGGGATGGTTCTCCGATGGCGCGAAGTTCCGGAGTGGCCTTGGAGGACGACTCCTCCAATGGGTCGCCGAAGCTCGTGATCGCCGCAGAAAGTCTTCCGGAGGCAACGCCACCCGAAGGAACCACCCTTTACATGGGCGATCCGGGTTCGTACGAAGGACCGATGTACTACCAGCATGCGACGCATCACCAGCAtcttcatcaccatcagcatgCACAGCACCATGGGCACCACATCCATCATACTCCGCACGCCGACAGTACTCCCTCGAACAGTCCGGCCACGGGTGACGATCGCGAGCGGGATTGCTCGGTGTCGGTGTCATCCAACTCACCGATCAAACTGGACGACTCGGGTTCGCTCGGAGGCAAATACCCGCAAGACGCGGGACCACCGACTACCGTCGCGCTGCTGGAACCTTCCGGCCTCGTGCTGCCCACAGCCGAGCATCAGCTCCAGCAGACAGGTAGCTCCTCGCCGAGCAGCGCCGGCAGTGTCCGGCCTAAGGGAGGCCGCGGGGCCCCGCGTGGACCTCGGAAGAACCGTCGCGGTCGAACACGACTCACCAAGGACACGATCACCTACGACGAGGTTCAGACGCAGCGTGTCATCGCGAACGTGCGCGAACGCCAGAGGACGCAGAGCCTGAACGAGGCGTTCGCGTCCCTACGCAAAATCATTCCGACGCTGCCGAGTGATAAGCTGAGCAAGATCCAAACCCTTCGACTTGCTTCAAG ATATATCGACTTCCTGTATCGCGTCCTCTCGAACAACGAGATGCCGGCCATGCTGGAGGAGCACAAAAACATGGCCATGTCGGGCGGAAGTCTGCAGTTCAGCGGCAGCGGCATCCTGGCGCACGAGAAGCTGAGCTATCTGTTCAGCGTTTGGCGCATGGAGGGCGACTGGAGCAACGGCTCGTCCGGGTCGGTCAGCGGCGGTGAGGGGGCGGAAGCGACCGGCGGGAAGGATTGA
- the LOC131272217 gene encoding fas apoptotic inhibitory molecule 1 — protein sequence MHKLAMLNGGDILTNVPSALGGKDGQQHHHHREVVARWRVPMYGKVYEIEFEHGTASGKRVLWIDKQEVFRRDWMFKLVGEDMFKLEDKRCIIRVDPLPGFRYSYSLFVDGKSYEQFTESQAKALKTWETKLGDNYYRIVLEKNTLNIYVNGKLIEENGEFVDGGTDTTFIEDNNTFVLSARTSGNKREGIVHRLTVNGVEIQDSSLIA from the exons aTGCACAAACTAGCCATGCTGAACGGTGGCGACATCCTGACCAACGTTCCGTCGGCCCTCGGTGGGAAGGACGGgcagcagcatcaccatcaccggGAGGTGGTGGCCCGGTGGCGTGTGCCAATGTACGGTAAGGTGTACGAGATCGAGTTCGAGCATGGCACGGCCAGCGGTAAGCGAGTGCTGTGGATCGACAAGCAGGAGGTGTTCCGACGTGACTGGATGTTCAAGCTGGTCGGCGAGGACATGTTCAAGCTGGAGGACAAGCGGTGCATCATACGGGTGGACCCGTTGCCCGGCTTCCGCTACAGCTACTCGCTGTTCGTCGATGGGAAGTCGTACGAGCAGTTCACCGAAAGCCAGGCGAAAGCCCTCAAGACCTGGGAGACGAAGCTGGGCGACAATTACTACCGCATTGTGCTCG AAAAAAATACTCTCAACATCTACGTTAATGGGAAGCTCATTGAAGAAAAT GGAGAGTTCGTAGATGGCGGCACCGATACAACGTTTATCGAGGACAACAACACGTTCGTACTGAGCGCTCGAACTAGCGGTAATAAACGGGAGGGCATCGTCCATCGGTTGACGGTCAACGGTGTGGAAATTCAGGATTCGAGTTTGATTGCCTAA